A window of Hymenobacter siberiensis genomic DNA:
CTGATGAGTGAGGCCGTCGACTTTGTGCCACAGGGGCAGCGCCAGCAGGCTGAGCATGGCCAGGGCCAGCAAGAGCAAAAACACGCTTTGGATTCTTTGTATCATCTTTGTTGTAGTGTTGAACAGGTCCGAACCAGTGCCCGGGCCGCAAATTTAATTCCATTCGGCGCTTGCGCCGCCATTATTACCTTACGAATGCCAACTGCTTATATCGTGGACGCGGTGCGTACCCCGATTGGAAAATTTGGGGGTGCGCTCAGCAGCGTTCGCCCCGACGACCTGGCCGCCCATGTGCTCCGCGAGCTCATGCGCCGCAACCCAACCGTTGATAAGGCCGCCATTGAGGACGTCATCATCGGCGCCGCCAACCAAGCCGGGGAGGACAACCGCAACGTGGCCCGCATGGCCGCGCTGCTGGCCGGCCTGCCCGTTACGGTGCCCGGCAATACCGTGAACCGCCTGTGCGCCTCGGGCCTGCAGAGCATTATGGACGCGGCCCGCGCCATTAAGTGCGGCGAGGGCGACGTGTACTTGGCCGGCGGGGCTGAGAGCATGACCCGCGCCCCGTTTGTGATGGCCAAGTCGGAATCGGCGTTCGGACGCGAGCTCACGGCCCACGACACCACGTTGGGCTGGCGCTTCATCAACCCCCGCCTCACGCAGCTGCACTACCCCTTTGCCATGGGCCAGACGGCCGAGAACGTGGCCAAGCAGTACAACGTGACCCGCGAGGAGCAGGATTTCTTCGCCTTCGAGAGCCAGCGCAAGTACGCCCGCGCCCTGGAGAAAGGCCGGTTCCGCAAGGAGATTGTGCCGGTGTTTATTCCGCGTCCGAAGGGCGATACGGCTCTTTTTGATGCCGATGAGCAGCCGCGCTTCTCGCCCCTCGAAAAGCTGGCCACCCTCAAGCCCGCCTTCCAGCCCGAGGGCGGCACCGTGACGGCCGGCAATTCGGCCGGCATCAACGACGGCGCGGCGGCCGTGCTCATGGTGAGCGACGACGCGCTGAAAAAATATAACCTGAAGCCCCTGGCGCGGGTGGTAGCCTCGGCCGTGGCCGGCGTAGACCCTTCGGTGATGGGCCTCGGGCCGATTCCGGCGACCCAGAAGGTATTGCAGCGCGCCGGCCTCACGCTGGCCGACATCGACCTGATTGAGCTCAACGAAGCCTTTGCCGCCCAGAGCATTGCCTGCGTGCGCGAATTGGGCATGGACATGGCCAAGGTGAACGTGAATGGCGGCAGCATTGCCATGGGCCACCCGCTGGGCAGCTCGGGCGCACGCATCACGGCCACGCTGCTGCACGAAATGCACCGCCGCGGCGAAGGCATGCGCTACGGCCTGGCCGTGATGTGCGTGGGCGTAGGCCAGGGCGCCGCCGTGATTTACGAGAAGCTGTAACGCTGTAGAAACCCTTATAGGGGCGGGGCTTGTCCCCGCCCGTTATTGCACGACCGTTTTTAGAACGGCGTACACGGCGGGCGGGGACAAGCTCCGCCCCTACCCTTTTGCGCAGCCGTACTTTTACGCATCATGCGCTATTTCCTGCACCTTGCCTACGACGGCACTTCCTACTGCGGCTGGCAGATTCAGCCCGGCATGCCCACCGTGCAGGCCGAAATTGACCGCTGCCTGACCCAGATACTGCGCCGGCCCACTTACTGCCTGGGCAGCGGCCGCACCGATTCGGGCGTGCACGCCAGCCACCAAGTAGCGCACTTCGATGCCGACCTGCACGAAACCCTGCCGCTCGATGTGCTGCTCTACCGCCTGCGCCGGGCCCTGCCGCCCGACATCGGCGTGCTACGCCTGCACCCCGTACCGGCCAATGCGCACGCCCGCTTCTCGGCGGAGGAGCGCAACTACGAGTACTTCGTGGTGACCCAGCCCAACCCCTTCCGGCGCGACCAGGCCCTGTACGTGGACCGCCCGCTAGACATTGCCGCCATGAATGAGGCCGCCGGCTATATGGTGGGGCAGTTCGATTTCACGTCCTTTTCGAAAGTGAAGGGCGGCGAAAACCACTACGTGTGCTACTGCACGGCCGCCGGCTGGCACCCGGCACCCGGCGGCTGGGTGTTCCGCATTCGGGCCAACCGCTTTGTGCGGGGCATGGTGCGGCTGGTGGTGGGCACCCTGCTCGACGTGGGCCGGGGCAAGCTCACGCCGCGCCAGTTTCAGGAGCTGCTGTGGGCGCAGAAGCGGGTAGATGCCGGCAGCGCCGCGCCAGCCAAAGGACTTTTCCTGAGCCGGGTGGAGTATGAGGACGGTGTGGTGCCGGCGGCGGAAATCAGCGCGTAGCCGTAGCCAGGGCCGGGGGTACTTGCGGTCCAGCACTTTGAGGTAGCGCATGGCGGCTTCAGAGAAGCGCGGCAGCGGGGTTTTATCCTTCTTCGCCGCTTTCTGGTAGAAGTACACGAAGGCGAAGGGGGCGTCGGACTGCGCAATCAGCTGCTTGCCGTAGCCGTTGCGCACGATGGCCGACGACATGAAGAAGCCCGGCAGATGCCCCGGTGGAACCGTCGGACAGCCGCCGGTACCACCGGCCCGATGCCGATGCCCCGCCCCGCGCCCGCGATTGCAGGGCGGAATCCAGGCGCTGGATAAACGTGGGGGCCGGCGTGAGCCCCCAGTCGCGGATGCCGCGCGGGTCACCGGGCTGAGCCATTTTCAGGGGCTTATCAATCTGGTCGGCAATGCCTTCGTGCTGCATGCTGGCCATTATTTCCAGCAGCCCCTCATCGTCGGGGGCAATGGGGCCGAAATCGCGGCTGGACTGGAGCTGGTGGTATATTTCGTGGCCTTCCATCAGGCCGCGCTTCACCTCATTGGCATCGAGCACGGCGCGCAGGCTGTAGAATATTCCCTCTGCCTGGGAGGTAGCATCATTGCCCAGGGCCTCGTAGTAGATATTGAGGTTGGATACCCGTTTGCGGGCCGCCGGGGGCAGCTGCTGGTAGGCGTACTGGTACATCAGGTCGAGGGCAGAGGTGTTTTGGGCGAGGCTGGCCACGTAGCGGCGGCAATCGGGCTCGCGCTCCTTATAGTCGTTCACCATCAGGTAGTACCACACCTTGGCTTGCAGCTTGGCCTGGCGCAGCGAGTCGTAGCGCGGCATGTACACCACTTCGATGGCCCGGCGGTAGCGCATCAAATCGGCGGCGGAGTAGATGCCGCGCACGTAAATCTTATTGCCCGGAATCTCCAGGAATTCCTGCTACGCCTGGTCGATGAGGGGGCGGTTTTACCGCAGCCCGTCGGTTATTTCCCAGTACCGAGTCACGGCGTCGGTGTTGATGGTTTGGGCGCGGGCGGCGAAGGCAGCCAGCAGCAAGCCCAAACAAAAGCCTATGCGGCGTAGCAACAGCAGCATAAAAAGGATGGAAAGGATGTGAAGCAGGCCCTAAAGATGGGGATGCCGTTCGAAAAAGCAAACCGCCACTTACCAACCCGCCGCGAACTCCGCTCGCCACTGCTTGTTCTTACCGACCTTTGCCCCCACTTATGGACCCCACCACTTCCGCCCCCAAAACCGGCCAGGTCTTCGACTG
This region includes:
- a CDS encoding thiolase family protein → MPTAYIVDAVRTPIGKFGGALSSVRPDDLAAHVLRELMRRNPTVDKAAIEDVIIGAANQAGEDNRNVARMAALLAGLPVTVPGNTVNRLCASGLQSIMDAARAIKCGEGDVYLAGGAESMTRAPFVMAKSESAFGRELTAHDTTLGWRFINPRLTQLHYPFAMGQTAENVAKQYNVTREEQDFFAFESQRKYARALEKGRFRKEIVPVFIPRPKGDTALFDADEQPRFSPLEKLATLKPAFQPEGGTVTAGNSAGINDGAAAVLMVSDDALKKYNLKPLARVVASAVAGVDPSVMGLGPIPATQKVLQRAGLTLADIDLIELNEAFAAQSIACVRELGMDMAKVNVNGGSIAMGHPLGSSGARITATLLHEMHRRGEGMRYGLAVMCVGVGQGAAVIYEKL
- the truA gene encoding tRNA pseudouridine(38-40) synthase TruA; this translates as MRYFLHLAYDGTSYCGWQIQPGMPTVQAEIDRCLTQILRRPTYCLGSGRTDSGVHASHQVAHFDADLHETLPLDVLLYRLRRALPPDIGVLRLHPVPANAHARFSAEERNYEYFVVTQPNPFRRDQALYVDRPLDIAAMNEAAGYMVGQFDFTSFSKVKGGENHYVCYCTAAGWHPAPGGWVFRIRANRFVRGMVRLVVGTLLDVGRGKLTPRQFQELLWAQKRVDAGSAAPAKGLFLSRVEYEDGVVPAAEISA